A genomic segment from Phalacrocorax aristotelis chromosome 16, bGulAri2.1, whole genome shotgun sequence encodes:
- the KIF19 gene encoding kinesin-like protein KIF19 isoform X2, which translates to MPKRGHEGDSEDQQLAVALRIRPMSAAELAEGARPIADRVDEQVVVLRDPMEDPNDVLRASRSREKSYIFDMAFDSMATQETVYRATTQGLIAGIISGYNATVFAYGPTGCGKTYTMLGTDSDPGICTRTLSDLFQAIKDTSGDMEYQVSMSYLEIYNEMIRDLLNPSLGCLQLREDASGTIQVAGITEVSTINAEEVMQLLARGNRQRTQEPTAANCTSSRSHAVLQVTVHQRCQGRGLHCGRLFMIDLAGSERAAQTQNRGQRMKEGAHINRSLLALGNCIKALSNQASTKYINYRDSKLTRLLKDSLGGNSRTVMIAHISPASTAFEESRNTLTYAHRAKSIRTTAKLVRRFRQSQQHAQQLEEAMRRRSSLEEQQEVMALRCHLHQLELETAETHSRTLLKGGLRHLPAAAAQHFDRHRALCTRIIHQQRQLITDHRLSVPRTLEELYETYLQELEGGPRDASTLKGTSLPKIPQMTGTESLPNLDWDSVWTQSCEHPTLLQRDALPPLHPTGDSTQTPMFKKTPGTQQLGSTVVPTPPPGQRTVAQQHVSRASLSTWHDSSSGSGTSLEAALAASREQREMSSSSKSIVAKAARHRSCILESTSSHPPGSAEERGGPGLQHTTSEDSLAGTATHSPGTWLRAHKKGSKELGRKEELLGGRRRSRRSRSFEVTSCGLVAPKGPPLLSNTLQSHSEHGVLAGMQAASTQGPPKALPGAKPQYGQPSAPLPVLGRASTRGLAASPGTVPVPPARMEGVTGTEPSASPEGGQILCQASRPSAHPASPSTMRHTLCRGPPVAPHARAAPWCQPCCGHGWQREAGSRAGGQSSPCQTHPEARTQVPGEGHSRACQ; encoded by the exons ATGCCCAAGCGAGGACACGAAGGGGACAGCGAGGACCAGCAGCTGGCG GTGGCTCTTCGCATCCGTCCGATGAGCGCAGCCGAGCTGGCGGAGGGGGCCAGGCCCATCGCCGACCGCGTGGACGAGCAG GTCGTGGTGCTGCGAGACCCCATGGAAGACCCCAATGATGTCCTGCGTGCCAGCCGCTCCCGGGAGAAATCATATATCTTCGACATGGCCTTCGACTCCATGGCCACCCAG GAGACCGTGTACCGTGCCACCACCCAGGGCCTCATCGCGGGTATCATCTCCGGCTACAATGCCACCGTCTTTGCCTACGGCCCTACTG GCTGTGGGAAGACCTACACCATGCTGGGCACCGACAGTGACCCTGGCATCTGCACCCGCACCCTGAGTGACCTCTTCCAGGCCATCAAGGACACCAGTGGTGACATGGAGTACCAGGTCTCCATGTCCTACCTCGAG atCTACAATGAGATGATCCGGGACCTGCTGAACCCCTctctgggctgcctgcagctgcggGAGGACGCCAGCGGCACCATCCAGGTGGCTGGCATCACTGAGGTCTCCACCATCAACGCAGAGGAG GTCATGCAGCTGCTGGCACGGGGGAACAGGCAGCGGACTCAGGAGCCCACGGCCGCAAACTGCACCTCATCACGCTCCCACGCGGTGCTGCAGGTCACTGTGCACCAGCggtgccagggcagggggctgcacTGTGGCCGCCTCTTCATGATCGACCTGGCGGGCTCCGAGCGGGCAGCGCAG acGCAGAACCGCGGGCAGAGGATGAAGGAGGGAGCCCACATCAACCGCTCGCTGCTGGCGCTGGGCAACTGCAtcaaggccctgagcaaccagGCGAGCACTAAGTACATCAACTACCgtgacagcaagctgacccgCCTGCTCAAG GACTCGCTTGGGGGCAACAGCCGCACGGTGATGATTGCCCACATCAGCCCGGCTAGCACTGCCTTCGAGGAGTCCCGCAACACCCTCACCTACGCCCACCGCGCCAAGAGCATCCGCACCACG GCAAAGCTGGTGCGGCGCTTccggcagagccagcagcatgcgcagcagctggaggaggccaTGCGGCGTCGGAGCAGCTtggaggagcagcaggaagTGATGGCCCTGCGTTGCCATCTGcaccagctggagctggagactGCAGAGACGCACTCCCGCACCCTGCTCAAGGGAGGCCTCCGGCACCTGCCAGCTGCTGCCGCACAACACTTCGACCGGCACCGGGCCCTCTGCACCCGCATCATCCACCAGCAGCGGCAGCTCATCACTG ACCACCGGCTGTCGGTGCCACGGACACTGGAGGAGCTGTATGAGACTtacctgcaggagctggaggggggCCCCAGGGACGCCAGCACCCTCAAG ggcacatCCCTGCCCAAGATCCCACAGATGACCGGCACGGAGAGCCTGCCGAACTTAGACTGGGACAGCGTGTGGACACAGAGCTGTGAACACCCTACGCTGCTGCAGCGTGATGCCCTcccacccctgcaccccacaggGGACAG CACCCAGACCCCCATGTTCAAGAAGACCCCAGGGacacagcagctggggagcacGGTGGTGCCCACCCCACCTCCTGGCCAGCGCACAGTAGCCCAG CAGCATGTGTCACGGGCCAGCCTGAGCACCTGGCATGACTCCTCCTCGGGCAGTGGGACCAGCTTGGAGGCGGCGTTGGCAGCAAGCAGAG AGCAACGGGAGATGtcaagcagcagcaagagcatCGTGGCTAAGGCTGCCCGGCACCGATCCTGCATCCTAGAGAGCACCAGCTCACACCCACCAGGGTCTGCAGAGGAGCGGGGTGGCCCTGGGCTGCAACACACCACCAGTGAGGACAGCTTGGCAGGGACGGCCACCCACTCCCCAGGCACCTGGCTGCGGGCGCACAAGAagggcagcaaggagctggggaggaaggaggagttGCTGGGTGGCAGAAGGAGATCGAGGCGGTCACGGTCCTTCGAAGTCACCAGCTGTGGG ctggTGGCCCCCAAGGGCCCCCCACTGTTGTCCAACACACTGCAGAGCCACTCTGAGCACGGTGTGctggcagggatgcaggcagccAGCACCCAGGGACCCCCCAAAGCCCTGCCTGGAGCAAAGCCCCAGTACGGCCAGCCATCAG ctcccctgcCAGTCCTAGGAAGGGCCAGCACCCGTGGCTTGGCTGCGTCACCAGGAACGGTGCCAGTGCCTCCAGCAAGGATGGAGGGAGTCACTGGTACTGAGCCAAGCGCCTCACCAGAGGGGGGCCAGATCCTGTGCCAAGCCAGCAGGCCCAGCGCCcatcctgccagccccagcaccatGCGGCATACCCTGTGCCGAGGGCCGCCTGTGGCACCCCATGCCCGTGCAGCGCCCTggtgccagccctgctgtgggcaTGGCTggcagagagaggcagggagcagggcagggggccaGTCCTCCCCATGCCAAACCCATCCCGAGGCAAGGACCCAAGTCCCTGGGGAAGGACACAGCCGTGCTTGTCAGTGA
- the KIF19 gene encoding kinesin-like protein KIF19 isoform X1, which produces MARVQVALRIRPMSAAELAEGARPIADRVDEQVVVLRDPMEDPNDVLRASRSREKSYIFDMAFDSMATQETVYRATTQGLIAGIISGYNATVFAYGPTGCGKTYTMLGTDSDPGICTRTLSDLFQAIKDTSGDMEYQVSMSYLEIYNEMIRDLLNPSLGCLQLREDASGTIQVAGITEVSTINAEEVMQLLARGNRQRTQEPTAANCTSSRSHAVLQVTVHQRCQGRGLHCGRLFMIDLAGSERAAQTQNRGQRMKEGAHINRSLLALGNCIKALSNQASTKYINYRDSKLTRLLKDSLGGNSRTVMIAHISPASTAFEESRNTLTYAHRAKSIRTTAKLVRRFRQSQQHAQQLEEAMRRRSSLEEQQEVMALRCHLHQLELETAETHSRTLLKGGLRHLPAAAAQHFDRHRALCTRIIHQQRQLITDHRLSVPRTLEELYETYLQELEGGPRDASTLKVGQGGRAPPHPRQGTQHLPPAQGTSLPKIPQMTGTESLPNLDWDSVWTQSCEHPTLLQRDALPPLHPTGDSTQTPMFKKTPGTQQLGSTVVPTPPPGQRTVAQQHVSRASLSTWHDSSSGSGTSLEAALAASREQREMSSSSKSIVAKAARHRSCILESTSSHPPGSAEERGGPGLQHTTSEDSLAGTATHSPGTWLRAHKKGSKELGRKEELLGGRRRSRRSRSFEVTSCGLVAPKGPPLLSNTLQSHSEHGVLAGMQAASTQGPPKALPGAKPQYGQPSAPLPVLGRASTRGLAASPGTVPVPPARMEGVTGTEPSASPEGGQILCQASRPSAHPASPSTMRHTLCRGPPVAPHARAAPWCQPCCGHGWQREAGSRAGGQSSPCQTHPEARTQVPGEGHSRACQ; this is translated from the exons ATGGCTCGCGTGCAG GTGGCTCTTCGCATCCGTCCGATGAGCGCAGCCGAGCTGGCGGAGGGGGCCAGGCCCATCGCCGACCGCGTGGACGAGCAG GTCGTGGTGCTGCGAGACCCCATGGAAGACCCCAATGATGTCCTGCGTGCCAGCCGCTCCCGGGAGAAATCATATATCTTCGACATGGCCTTCGACTCCATGGCCACCCAG GAGACCGTGTACCGTGCCACCACCCAGGGCCTCATCGCGGGTATCATCTCCGGCTACAATGCCACCGTCTTTGCCTACGGCCCTACTG GCTGTGGGAAGACCTACACCATGCTGGGCACCGACAGTGACCCTGGCATCTGCACCCGCACCCTGAGTGACCTCTTCCAGGCCATCAAGGACACCAGTGGTGACATGGAGTACCAGGTCTCCATGTCCTACCTCGAG atCTACAATGAGATGATCCGGGACCTGCTGAACCCCTctctgggctgcctgcagctgcggGAGGACGCCAGCGGCACCATCCAGGTGGCTGGCATCACTGAGGTCTCCACCATCAACGCAGAGGAG GTCATGCAGCTGCTGGCACGGGGGAACAGGCAGCGGACTCAGGAGCCCACGGCCGCAAACTGCACCTCATCACGCTCCCACGCGGTGCTGCAGGTCACTGTGCACCAGCggtgccagggcagggggctgcacTGTGGCCGCCTCTTCATGATCGACCTGGCGGGCTCCGAGCGGGCAGCGCAG acGCAGAACCGCGGGCAGAGGATGAAGGAGGGAGCCCACATCAACCGCTCGCTGCTGGCGCTGGGCAACTGCAtcaaggccctgagcaaccagGCGAGCACTAAGTACATCAACTACCgtgacagcaagctgacccgCCTGCTCAAG GACTCGCTTGGGGGCAACAGCCGCACGGTGATGATTGCCCACATCAGCCCGGCTAGCACTGCCTTCGAGGAGTCCCGCAACACCCTCACCTACGCCCACCGCGCCAAGAGCATCCGCACCACG GCAAAGCTGGTGCGGCGCTTccggcagagccagcagcatgcgcagcagctggaggaggccaTGCGGCGTCGGAGCAGCTtggaggagcagcaggaagTGATGGCCCTGCGTTGCCATCTGcaccagctggagctggagactGCAGAGACGCACTCCCGCACCCTGCTCAAGGGAGGCCTCCGGCACCTGCCAGCTGCTGCCGCACAACACTTCGACCGGCACCGGGCCCTCTGCACCCGCATCATCCACCAGCAGCGGCAGCTCATCACTG ACCACCGGCTGTCGGTGCCACGGACACTGGAGGAGCTGTATGAGACTtacctgcaggagctggaggggggCCCCAGGGACGCCAGCACCCTCAAGGTAGGGCAGGGTGGCAgggcccccccccaccccaggcaggGCACTCAGCAcctgccccctgcccagggcacatCCCTGCCCAAGATCCCACAGATGACCGGCACGGAGAGCCTGCCGAACTTAGACTGGGACAGCGTGTGGACACAGAGCTGTGAACACCCTACGCTGCTGCAGCGTGATGCCCTcccacccctgcaccccacaggGGACAG CACCCAGACCCCCATGTTCAAGAAGACCCCAGGGacacagcagctggggagcacGGTGGTGCCCACCCCACCTCCTGGCCAGCGCACAGTAGCCCAG CAGCATGTGTCACGGGCCAGCCTGAGCACCTGGCATGACTCCTCCTCGGGCAGTGGGACCAGCTTGGAGGCGGCGTTGGCAGCAAGCAGAG AGCAACGGGAGATGtcaagcagcagcaagagcatCGTGGCTAAGGCTGCCCGGCACCGATCCTGCATCCTAGAGAGCACCAGCTCACACCCACCAGGGTCTGCAGAGGAGCGGGGTGGCCCTGGGCTGCAACACACCACCAGTGAGGACAGCTTGGCAGGGACGGCCACCCACTCCCCAGGCACCTGGCTGCGGGCGCACAAGAagggcagcaaggagctggggaggaaggaggagttGCTGGGTGGCAGAAGGAGATCGAGGCGGTCACGGTCCTTCGAAGTCACCAGCTGTGGG ctggTGGCCCCCAAGGGCCCCCCACTGTTGTCCAACACACTGCAGAGCCACTCTGAGCACGGTGTGctggcagggatgcaggcagccAGCACCCAGGGACCCCCCAAAGCCCTGCCTGGAGCAAAGCCCCAGTACGGCCAGCCATCAG ctcccctgcCAGTCCTAGGAAGGGCCAGCACCCGTGGCTTGGCTGCGTCACCAGGAACGGTGCCAGTGCCTCCAGCAAGGATGGAGGGAGTCACTGGTACTGAGCCAAGCGCCTCACCAGAGGGGGGCCAGATCCTGTGCCAAGCCAGCAGGCCCAGCGCCcatcctgccagccccagcaccatGCGGCATACCCTGTGCCGAGGGCCGCCTGTGGCACCCCATGCCCGTGCAGCGCCCTggtgccagccctgctgtgggcaTGGCTggcagagagaggcagggagcagggcagggggccaGTCCTCCCCATGCCAAACCCATCCCGAGGCAAGGACCCAAGTCCCTGGGGAAGGACACAGCCGTGCTTGTCAGTGA
- the KIF19 gene encoding kinesin-like protein KIF19 isoform X3 yields the protein MSAAELAEGARPIADRVDEQVVVLRDPMEDPNDVLRASRSREKSYIFDMAFDSMATQETVYRATTQGLIAGIISGYNATVFAYGPTGCGKTYTMLGTDSDPGICTRTLSDLFQAIKDTSGDMEYQVSMSYLEIYNEMIRDLLNPSLGCLQLREDASGTIQVAGITEVSTINAEEVMQLLARGNRQRTQEPTAANCTSSRSHAVLQVTVHQRCQGRGLHCGRLFMIDLAGSERAAQTQNRGQRMKEGAHINRSLLALGNCIKALSNQASTKYINYRDSKLTRLLKDSLGGNSRTVMIAHISPASTAFEESRNTLTYAHRAKSIRTTAKLVRRFRQSQQHAQQLEEAMRRRSSLEEQQEVMALRCHLHQLELETAETHSRTLLKGGLRHLPAAAAQHFDRHRALCTRIIHQQRQLITDHRLSVPRTLEELYETYLQELEGGPRDASTLKVGQGGRAPPHPRQGTQHLPPAQGTSLPKIPQMTGTESLPNLDWDSVWTQSCEHPTLLQRDALPPLHPTGDSTQTPMFKKTPGTQQLGSTVVPTPPPGQRTVAQQHVSRASLSTWHDSSSGSGTSLEAALAASREQREMSSSSKSIVAKAARHRSCILESTSSHPPGSAEERGGPGLQHTTSEDSLAGTATHSPGTWLRAHKKGSKELGRKEELLGGRRRSRRSRSFEVTSCGLVAPKGPPLLSNTLQSHSEHGVLAGMQAASTQGPPKALPGAKPQYGQPSAPLPVLGRASTRGLAASPGTVPVPPARMEGVTGTEPSASPEGGQILCQASRPSAHPASPSTMRHTLCRGPPVAPHARAAPWCQPCCGHGWQREAGSRAGGQSSPCQTHPEARTQVPGEGHSRACQ from the exons ATGAGCGCAGCCGAGCTGGCGGAGGGGGCCAGGCCCATCGCCGACCGCGTGGACGAGCAG GTCGTGGTGCTGCGAGACCCCATGGAAGACCCCAATGATGTCCTGCGTGCCAGCCGCTCCCGGGAGAAATCATATATCTTCGACATGGCCTTCGACTCCATGGCCACCCAG GAGACCGTGTACCGTGCCACCACCCAGGGCCTCATCGCGGGTATCATCTCCGGCTACAATGCCACCGTCTTTGCCTACGGCCCTACTG GCTGTGGGAAGACCTACACCATGCTGGGCACCGACAGTGACCCTGGCATCTGCACCCGCACCCTGAGTGACCTCTTCCAGGCCATCAAGGACACCAGTGGTGACATGGAGTACCAGGTCTCCATGTCCTACCTCGAG atCTACAATGAGATGATCCGGGACCTGCTGAACCCCTctctgggctgcctgcagctgcggGAGGACGCCAGCGGCACCATCCAGGTGGCTGGCATCACTGAGGTCTCCACCATCAACGCAGAGGAG GTCATGCAGCTGCTGGCACGGGGGAACAGGCAGCGGACTCAGGAGCCCACGGCCGCAAACTGCACCTCATCACGCTCCCACGCGGTGCTGCAGGTCACTGTGCACCAGCggtgccagggcagggggctgcacTGTGGCCGCCTCTTCATGATCGACCTGGCGGGCTCCGAGCGGGCAGCGCAG acGCAGAACCGCGGGCAGAGGATGAAGGAGGGAGCCCACATCAACCGCTCGCTGCTGGCGCTGGGCAACTGCAtcaaggccctgagcaaccagGCGAGCACTAAGTACATCAACTACCgtgacagcaagctgacccgCCTGCTCAAG GACTCGCTTGGGGGCAACAGCCGCACGGTGATGATTGCCCACATCAGCCCGGCTAGCACTGCCTTCGAGGAGTCCCGCAACACCCTCACCTACGCCCACCGCGCCAAGAGCATCCGCACCACG GCAAAGCTGGTGCGGCGCTTccggcagagccagcagcatgcgcagcagctggaggaggccaTGCGGCGTCGGAGCAGCTtggaggagcagcaggaagTGATGGCCCTGCGTTGCCATCTGcaccagctggagctggagactGCAGAGACGCACTCCCGCACCCTGCTCAAGGGAGGCCTCCGGCACCTGCCAGCTGCTGCCGCACAACACTTCGACCGGCACCGGGCCCTCTGCACCCGCATCATCCACCAGCAGCGGCAGCTCATCACTG ACCACCGGCTGTCGGTGCCACGGACACTGGAGGAGCTGTATGAGACTtacctgcaggagctggaggggggCCCCAGGGACGCCAGCACCCTCAAGGTAGGGCAGGGTGGCAgggcccccccccaccccaggcaggGCACTCAGCAcctgccccctgcccagggcacatCCCTGCCCAAGATCCCACAGATGACCGGCACGGAGAGCCTGCCGAACTTAGACTGGGACAGCGTGTGGACACAGAGCTGTGAACACCCTACGCTGCTGCAGCGTGATGCCCTcccacccctgcaccccacaggGGACAG CACCCAGACCCCCATGTTCAAGAAGACCCCAGGGacacagcagctggggagcacGGTGGTGCCCACCCCACCTCCTGGCCAGCGCACAGTAGCCCAG CAGCATGTGTCACGGGCCAGCCTGAGCACCTGGCATGACTCCTCCTCGGGCAGTGGGACCAGCTTGGAGGCGGCGTTGGCAGCAAGCAGAG AGCAACGGGAGATGtcaagcagcagcaagagcatCGTGGCTAAGGCTGCCCGGCACCGATCCTGCATCCTAGAGAGCACCAGCTCACACCCACCAGGGTCTGCAGAGGAGCGGGGTGGCCCTGGGCTGCAACACACCACCAGTGAGGACAGCTTGGCAGGGACGGCCACCCACTCCCCAGGCACCTGGCTGCGGGCGCACAAGAagggcagcaaggagctggggaggaaggaggagttGCTGGGTGGCAGAAGGAGATCGAGGCGGTCACGGTCCTTCGAAGTCACCAGCTGTGGG ctggTGGCCCCCAAGGGCCCCCCACTGTTGTCCAACACACTGCAGAGCCACTCTGAGCACGGTGTGctggcagggatgcaggcagccAGCACCCAGGGACCCCCCAAAGCCCTGCCTGGAGCAAAGCCCCAGTACGGCCAGCCATCAG ctcccctgcCAGTCCTAGGAAGGGCCAGCACCCGTGGCTTGGCTGCGTCACCAGGAACGGTGCCAGTGCCTCCAGCAAGGATGGAGGGAGTCACTGGTACTGAGCCAAGCGCCTCACCAGAGGGGGGCCAGATCCTGTGCCAAGCCAGCAGGCCCAGCGCCcatcctgccagccccagcaccatGCGGCATACCCTGTGCCGAGGGCCGCCTGTGGCACCCCATGCCCGTGCAGCGCCCTggtgccagccctgctgtgggcaTGGCTggcagagagaggcagggagcagggcagggggccaGTCCTCCCCATGCCAAACCCATCCCGAGGCAAGGACCCAAGTCCCTGGGGAAGGACACAGCCGTGCTTGTCAGTGA